Proteins encoded in a region of the Takifugu flavidus isolate HTHZ2018 chromosome 10, ASM371156v2, whole genome shotgun sequence genome:
- the znf385d gene encoding zinc finger protein 385D isoform X2 yields the protein MAQLKNLLHFQFYGPTVLTMDPVQKAILHHTLGLPPATKRKHASCGVCQMRFNSQSQALAHLKGTKHAKKLKALDAPKSKLKGSGVTEDSTNLEITKSNSSSQLTDSPEGADSSGSAPFILSLLPKEVQPPASSMTSSTPAPLASPLTTSAPRSEPSTGEAEEERPPELPSEPDQEPEAKVATDAETEEEKARRLLYCSLCKVAVNSASQLEAHNSGTKHKTMLGARTGVGSIKSFPRTGVKSKLAPSTKSSGLQNKTFYCETCDVHVNSDTQLKQHISSRRHKDRAAGKPAKQKYSPYTKTQKGQSKQPIKLTLGKELQCQPLPAQILPAHLAAMAVAAAAMSGSVTHRTGHATSPAPSPALFQTQTLSAALLRPAPGPVRTSHPQVLFSPY from the exons ATGGACCCCGTGCAGAAAGCCATCCTCCATCACACCCTTGGACTCCCACCTGCCACAAAGAGGAAGCACGCTTCCTGCGGTGTTTGCCAAATGCGGTTCAACTCACAG AGCCAAGCGTTGGCCCACCTCAAAGGCACCAAACATGCCAAGAAGTTAAAGGCCCTGGACGCTCCAAAGAGTAAGCTCAAAGGCTCAGGGGTCACTGAGGACTCTACCAACCTGGAGATCACCAAGAGCAACAGCAGCTCTCAGCTCACGGACTCTCCTGAGGGGGCAG ATTCATCAGGATCTGCACCGTTTATCCTTTCACTCCTGCCCAAAGAGGTACAACCGCCTGCATCATCGATGACCTCATCGACGCCAGCGCCCCTGGCCTCTCCTCTCACCACATCAGCTCCACGCTCAGAGCCTTCCACAGGCGAAGCGGAGGAAGAGAGACCCCCAGAGCTCCCATCGGAACCAGACCAGGAACCTGAAGCTAAGGTGGCCACAGAcgcagaaacagaggaggaaaaggctcGCCGTCTGCTCTACTGCTCGCTGTGCAAGGTGGCCGTCAACTCAGCATCACAGCTGGAAGCCCACAATAGTG GTACGAAGCACAAGACCATGCTTGGGGCCAGGACCGGGGTGGGCTCCATCAAGTCCTTCCCCAGGACGGGGGTCAAAAGTAAACTGGCTCCATCCACCAAAAGCAGCGGTCTGCAGAACAAGACGTTCTACTGTGAGACGTGCGACGTGCACGTCAACTCAGACACTCAGCTAAAACAG CACATCAGCAGCCGGAGACATAAAGACAGAGCAGCGGGGAAACCGGCCAAACAAAAATACAGCCCCTACACCAAAACACAGAAAGGCCAGAGCAAACAGCCG ATCAAGCTAACGCTGGGTAAAGAGCTTCAGTGTCAGCCGCTACCCGCTCAGATCCTACCCGCTCACCTGGCCGCCATGGCggtggccgccgccgccatgaGCGGCTCCGTCACGCACCGCACGGGCCACGCCACGAGCCCCGCGCCAAGCCCCGCCCTCTTTCAGACGCAGACCCTGTCTGCGGCGCTGCTCCGGCCCGCCCCGGGGCCCGTCAGGACCTCCCACCCACAGGTCTTATTCTCCCCATACTGA
- the LOC130532458 gene encoding ras-related protein Rab-5A, translated as MAGRGGATRPNGPNAGNKICQFKLVLLGESAVGKSSLVLRFVKGQFHEFQESTIGAAFLTQTVCLDDTTVKFEIWDTAGQERYHSLAPMYYRGAQAAIVVYDITNEESFVRAKNWVKELQRQASPNIVIALAGNKADLANKRALDFQDAQSYADDNSLLFMETSAKTSMNVNEIFMAIAKKLPKNEPQAAGANSGRNRGVDLTETAQPTSRTCCNN; from the exons ATGGCCGGAAGAGGCGGAGCTACGCGACCCAACGGGCCGAACGCAGGCAACAAGATCTGCCAGTTCAAACTTGTCCTCTTAGGAGAGTCGGCTGTGGGGAAGTCGAGTCTTGTGCTTCGTTTTGTGAAGGGACAGTTCCATGAATTCCAGGAGAGCACCATCGGAG CTGCCTTCCTGACTCAGACCGTCTGTCTGGATGACACAACAGTCAAATTTGAGATCTGGGACACCGCTGGTCAGGAGCGCTACCACAGTCTGGCTCCCATGTACTACAGAGGTGCTCAGGCAGCCATAGTGGTGTATGATATAACCAATGAG GAGTCGTTCGTGCGGGCGAAGAACTGGGTCAAAGAGCTTCAGAGACAAGCCAGCCCCAACATCGTAATAGCTCTGGCAGGGAACAAGGCGGACCTGGCCAACAAGAGAGCGCTGGACTTCCAG gatgcACAGTCGTACGCAGATGACAACAGCTTACTCTTCATGGAAACGTCAGCCAAGACCTCTATGAATGTCAACGAGATCTTCATGGCCATCG CAAAGAAACTACCCAAGAACGAGCCTCAGGCGGCCGGCGCCAACAGCGGGCGGAATCGGGGAGTGGACTTGACAGAGACGGCTCAGCCGACCAGCCGCACCTGCTGCAATAACTGA
- the znf385d gene encoding zinc finger protein 385D isoform X3 has translation MDPVQKAILHHTLGLPPATKRKHASCGVCQMRFNSQSQALAHLKGTKHAKKLKALDAPKSKLKGSGVTEDSTNLEITKSNSSSQLTDSPEGADSSGSAPFILSLLPKEVQPPASSMTSSTPAPLASPLTTSAPRSEPSTGEAEEERPPELPSEPDQEPEAKVATDAETEEEKARRLLYCSLCKVAVNSASQLEAHNSGTKHKTMLGARTGVGSIKSFPRTGVKSKLAPSTKSSGLQNKTFYCETCDVHVNSDTQLKQHISSRRHKDRAAGKPAKQKYSPYTKTQKGQSKQPIKLTLGKELQCQPLPAQILPAHLAAMAVAAAAMSGSVTHRTGHATSPAPSPALFQTQTLSAALLRPAPGPVRTSHPQVLFSPY, from the exons ATGGACCCCGTGCAGAAAGCCATCCTCCATCACACCCTTGGACTCCCACCTGCCACAAAGAGGAAGCACGCTTCCTGCGGTGTTTGCCAAATGCGGTTCAACTCACAG AGCCAAGCGTTGGCCCACCTCAAAGGCACCAAACATGCCAAGAAGTTAAAGGCCCTGGACGCTCCAAAGAGTAAGCTCAAAGGCTCAGGGGTCACTGAGGACTCTACCAACCTGGAGATCACCAAGAGCAACAGCAGCTCTCAGCTCACGGACTCTCCTGAGGGGGCAG ATTCATCAGGATCTGCACCGTTTATCCTTTCACTCCTGCCCAAAGAGGTACAACCGCCTGCATCATCGATGACCTCATCGACGCCAGCGCCCCTGGCCTCTCCTCTCACCACATCAGCTCCACGCTCAGAGCCTTCCACAGGCGAAGCGGAGGAAGAGAGACCCCCAGAGCTCCCATCGGAACCAGACCAGGAACCTGAAGCTAAGGTGGCCACAGAcgcagaaacagaggaggaaaaggctcGCCGTCTGCTCTACTGCTCGCTGTGCAAGGTGGCCGTCAACTCAGCATCACAGCTGGAAGCCCACAATAGTG GTACGAAGCACAAGACCATGCTTGGGGCCAGGACCGGGGTGGGCTCCATCAAGTCCTTCCCCAGGACGGGGGTCAAAAGTAAACTGGCTCCATCCACCAAAAGCAGCGGTCTGCAGAACAAGACGTTCTACTGTGAGACGTGCGACGTGCACGTCAACTCAGACACTCAGCTAAAACAG CACATCAGCAGCCGGAGACATAAAGACAGAGCAGCGGGGAAACCGGCCAAACAAAAATACAGCCCCTACACCAAAACACAGAAAGGCCAGAGCAAACAGCCG ATCAAGCTAACGCTGGGTAAAGAGCTTCAGTGTCAGCCGCTACCCGCTCAGATCCTACCCGCTCACCTGGCCGCCATGGCggtggccgccgccgccatgaGCGGCTCCGTCACGCACCGCACGGGCCACGCCACGAGCCCCGCGCCAAGCCCCGCCCTCTTTCAGACGCAGACCCTGTCTGCGGCGCTGCTCCGGCCCGCCCCGGGGCCCGTCAGGACCTCCCACCCACAGGTCTTATTCTCCCCATACTGA